The sequence taaacacacacattgacaaaggcatgccagagcccagttttcgaggccgaggaaggaccccgagagcgcgcagcgcagcaggcttcccagcgtcccaaacactgctctcggggcggggcgcagcggaagggctgcacctctcagggttcccgaacttttcccttattcagtcatctagagagcaaaaacacagtcattccccagtttcctattgacgtcccagcagatgtctgactcctgcgcgtcgcccagtttctcaggcaaccaatcactggcacggaagcttttcctggcgcgtttccggagagccatgcgAACTACACTGTCCCTCacgagaattcaatgaggcagagtccctgcatcggctccctgcctggcctgggctcccacctccgcagaagcgccacagccagggagcttcggagtcaccgcagagagtctgctcgctgctctgcgctcctcagtcccacagtcccctccaagtcacgggagcgggaggccaaggagcccctgccacctgccgtctcactccaggtcagaatcgctgtcctctgaggaggaggaaacctgaaggtcctcatagaggacactcgctgggacacgaacaccgggaccctgagacttctctgagacatgagggctctgagcgaggaaggctcccggcttctcaggagagtgaaatgagggagctgtcaggaggctggagctccaccatccattgtccagtctccggaagagcactctgagaggctgggccccgtcaTGGCTGGCCGccgggtgacgggacacggtgcaggcctgggcagtaggcaggcaaggtctgctgtgcggaggctgccggtcgatgctgggcacctgggcgggtgtcctcctgcccatctggggcgacgtactcggtccaagttcggttgcggccggcggaggttggagagtgtccggggccccgagctcacctccctggatggcgtcttcggggatctggaagggacccagtctcggtatcttggggaagttcaggcaagcctgaagcggagcctgggcaggtctcttggctcctggcctgaagctgagattggagcctaggcccaagctgcgtgtggcggctggtgggcagggctgtgaggtcagcgcgggacgtctgtcttgtgcctgggggctgatggcctggagcaggccgtgggtttgcgaggcagcctggggaacttctcggcagccaccctccgggctgctgtgtgtcggcttcaccacgaggagaggccccgggccctggtgcctgactgcaggctgagggatgggggccgcagcccctgtctgtcgttcCTTTGGTCCAAGACTAGAGGggtagctcacactggcttttctgaagggagacagtgaagccaagacggagcccctgtcagacatttcggtagctgagccatcagtgaggacagggtccacgcgtggcctcttactggttgtgtggagcggcattggcctgcttgcaacctgaaagacaggaaaccacacacgttacaagttcctctgcatggagccgacacgaaaatcagccacttccaaagacgaggggcacgcgccaggAAATTCTcgatacagaatcgacaggcggtccttggaagtagggacagaccctccacctgagtgctgatcaggacaagactcatgaaagatgcgctctcgagctatgtgtagctgatccgagcacaccattgttcaaaagaacaatgtcttgggcattaactggatcggagtgcctccgctcagccttccctgaagtggaagggactaatgcccttctgaaggcgggttggtggctcaagggttctcaggaggtgttctctgaaaacctgcatgttcctgggtttagccctctccatgtttggggcctctgagggacgaatttcctcacgccgccaggaacatgttgttggcaagcttgccgtaattggacagaaagaaggcaacgggaaataaggcatcctcagatgccttcacctgcaatccaactgacctggaaggatggtggagtcactgacccaaagaaggcaagaaagaggggttccccgattaactcccgcagccgggaagctgaaaggaaatcaaccagtgtgacctagaggagaaaaagaccaggggcccggggtgacactcaccctcagatcatcacaagattccgtggatcctcttcgatttggcagcggcttctctggaggtttcacggaaaatatccggaggagagccttcctctgcgggtcttgctgcctgcagaacagaaaaaggtcattccgtgccccctggttctccccgggagacagggagaaccctgcctggggcccaggcccattccgtgttgcgtgacacagaaatggacatctggtgccctttccgcctctgcaccttccctcacctgccaaccttcccatcctcctggtggccctctaggcttcccaactaaggactgtgatttggactccattgcttttccccctgtcatggggaacctgcacgaagcgcccccgcctctccccgtccccgaatcaaccagagccagaggggctcctgggtgtggaagaacggaggacaaggagctgcgctctatttcctgcagcgttccttccctggcccggagacggaaaggcaca comes from Symphalangus syndactylus isolate Jambi chromosome 11, NHGRI_mSymSyn1-v2.1_pri, whole genome shotgun sequence and encodes:
- the LOC129493395 gene encoding putative protein FAM90A26, translated to MLARRDPKTGANRLGRAQTLQKQRRAPVAPRAPPPDEEDPRLKCKDCGAFGHTARSTRCPMKCWKAALVPQTFGKREGKENLKPWKPPVEANPGPLNKDKGEKEERPRQQDPQRKALLRIFSVKPPEKPLPNRRGSTESCDDLRVASRPMPLHTTSKRPRVDPVLTDGSATEMSDRGSVLASLSPFRKASVSYPSSLGPKERQTGAAAPIPQPAVRHQGPGPLLVVKPTHSSPEGGCREVPQAASQTHGLLQAISPQAQDRRPALTSQPCPPAATRSLGLGSNLSFRPGAKRPAQAPLQACLNFPKIPRLGPFQIPEDAIQGGELGAPDTLQPPPAATELGPSTSPQMGRRTPAQVPSIDRQPPHSRPCLPTAQACTVSRHPAASHDGAQPLRVLFRRLDNGWWSSSLLTAPSFHSPEKPGAFLAQSPHVSEKSQGPGVRVPASVLYEDLQVSSSSEDSDSDLE